The following are encoded together in the Lactuca sativa cultivar Salinas chromosome 1, Lsat_Salinas_v11, whole genome shotgun sequence genome:
- the LOC128128388 gene encoding uncharacterized protein LOC128128388 encodes MSIDKSWTTNPYRNHPEFQAGLKAFIEKSKSHLDSNGKIRCACEKCDNRYFKYPTAVERHIFINGFSKAYKIWIYHGESFIPPVVLPSNEMVDLIDDMMWESRVNDTNLDEGTSNTRGSSVDDDFAQLLEEMETQLYAGCIFSSLEFLAKLMHINVNNKWTDSSFDQLLELLQLAFPKGNKVPLSHYLAKKKLKSICLGYESIHVCKNDCCLFWKEHYSLQVCPVCKESRWIDKNTKGKKVPHKVLRYFSVTPRLRRLYCSRHTAKNMIWHSTRRSEDGVMIHPVDGEHWQDFDKKIPRLLE; translated from the coding sequence atgtctattgataaaagCTGGACTACTAATCCATATCGAAACCATCCCGAGTTCCAAGCAGGACTCAAAGCTTTTATCGAGAAGTCCAAGTCACACCTTGATAGTAATGGTAAAATCAGATGTGCGTGTGAAAAATGTGATAACCGTTACTTCAAGTACCCGACTGCAGTTGAACGccatatatttataaatggtttTAGTAAGGCGTACAAAATTTGGATCTATCATGGTGAATCTTTTATTCCTCCAGTCGTCTTGCCAAGTAACGAAATGGTCGATTTAATCGACGATATGATGTGGGAGTCGAGAGTAAATGATACTAAcctcgatgaaggaacctcaaatacaAGGGGTAGCAGTGTGGATGATGATTTTGCACAGTTGTTGGAAGAAATGGAAACTCAATTGTATGCTGGTTGCATTTTTTCTTCCCTTGAGTTTCTAGCAAAGTTAATGCATATCAATGTgaacaacaaatggactgatagTTCATTTGATCAACTCCTTGAGCTCTTGCAATTAGCATTTCCCAAAGGCAACAAGGTTCCCCTTTCACATTATCTAGCCAAAAAGAAACTAAAGTCTATTTGCCTGGGGTATGAGTCGATACATGTGTGCAAAAACGATTGTTGTCTCTTTTGGAAAGAACACTATTCATTGCAAGTTTGTCCCGTTTGTAAAGAGAGCCGATGGATCGATAAAAACACCAAGGGTAAGAAAGTACCTCATAAGGTGTTACGGTACTTTTCTGTGACCCCTAGACTACGACGTTTATATTGTTCGAGGCATACTGCCAAAAATATGATTTGGCATAGTACCAGACGTTCAGAAGATGGTGTGATGATTCATCCTGTTGATGGGGAACATTGGcaagattttgataaaaaaataccCCGACTTCTCGAGTGA